Proteins encoded together in one Janthinobacterium tructae window:
- a CDS encoding putative bifunctional diguanylate cyclase/phosphodiesterase: MQSFFKRISISVSTSALITLAVGLSLTALCYASARQIESESTRLLLQYHASGHTLRAAMLPANGMSLDANHRGSLYVLLGGLLSSLLATAYVFQLVTRNSVIARITGERTAALQFANLRLSEDIAARMHNEQSLRLRERIIEVSANAIILCSADAPGYLIEYVNPAFEHITGYAAGEVIGQRLEDLQGPEQGRQDMHEITAALREQREGKAIVRNFRKDGSCYWSELFVAPVRDDGDGPVSHFVVAQYDISTVMRFEQELEFQARHDILTGLANRALLRERLEQAMAVTRRSGLPLWVVFIDLDRFKFVNDTLGHDAGDTVLKSVAERLRDATREVDTVARLGGDEFVLLLPQHGNGEPGAAILQRIQDAVAQPLQLGEYEFFLSCCMGVAVYPDDGQDADTLIKHADIAMYRAKEQGRGHWQFYASSMNAGTLERLGLESELRHALERGQFHLEYQPQLDLASGKVVGMEALLRWQHPQLGRIAPASFIGLAEEMGLIIPIGDWVLRTACAQVRAWQLAGHGPLRLAVNLSARQFKQRNLLHAVAQALAETGLAAAHLELELTESMVMHDVEQATVIMANLKALGVQLSIDDFGTGYSSLAYLRHFPIDVLKIDKTFVSDITHDDDAAIVCAIIWLAHSLRLKVIAEGVETPQQLAFLRQHGCDQMQGYLFSRPLSVPAFEALLHEGSMLAAA; the protein is encoded by the coding sequence ATGCAATCATTCTTCAAACGTATCTCCATTTCCGTTTCCACCTCGGCCCTGATCACACTGGCGGTCGGCCTGAGCCTGACGGCCCTGTGCTACGCCTCGGCGCGCCAGATCGAGTCGGAAAGCACCCGGCTGCTGCTGCAGTACCACGCCAGCGGTCACACCTTGCGCGCCGCCATGCTGCCTGCCAACGGCATGAGCCTGGATGCGAACCATCGCGGCTCGCTGTATGTGCTGCTGGGCGGATTATTGTCGAGCCTGCTGGCAACGGCGTATGTCTTTCAGCTAGTCACGCGCAACTCCGTGATTGCGCGCATCACGGGCGAACGCACGGCGGCGCTGCAGTTTGCCAATTTGCGCCTGTCCGAAGACATCGCTGCGCGCATGCACAATGAACAGTCGCTGCGCTTGCGCGAACGCATCATCGAAGTGTCGGCCAATGCCATCATCCTGTGCAGCGCCGACGCGCCGGGCTACCTGATCGAATACGTCAATCCCGCTTTCGAGCACATCACCGGCTATGCGGCTGGCGAAGTCATCGGCCAACGCCTGGAAGACTTGCAGGGTCCCGAACAGGGGCGGCAAGACATGCATGAGATTACAGCGGCCCTGCGCGAACAGCGCGAAGGCAAGGCCATCGTGCGCAATTTCCGCAAGGATGGCAGCTGCTACTGGAGCGAGCTGTTCGTCGCACCCGTGCGCGACGATGGCGATGGCCCCGTCAGCCACTTTGTGGTGGCGCAATACGACATCAGCACCGTCATGCGCTTCGAACAGGAACTGGAATTTCAGGCCAGGCACGACATCCTCACGGGCCTGGCCAACCGGGCCCTGCTGCGTGAACGGCTGGAGCAGGCGATGGCCGTGACGCGGCGCAGCGGCCTGCCCTTGTGGGTGGTGTTCATCGACCTCGACCGCTTTAAATTCGTCAACGATACCCTGGGCCACGATGCGGGCGACACTGTGCTGAAAAGCGTGGCCGAGCGCCTGCGCGACGCCACGCGCGAAGTCGACACGGTGGCGCGCCTGGGCGGCGACGAATTCGTGCTGCTGCTGCCCCAGCATGGCAATGGCGAACCGGGCGCGGCCATCCTGCAGCGCATCCAGGATGCCGTGGCGCAGCCGCTGCAACTGGGCGAATATGAATTTTTTCTCAGCTGCTGCATGGGCGTGGCCGTGTATCCCGACGATGGCCAGGACGCCGACACCCTGATCAAGCACGCCGATATCGCCATGTACCGCGCCAAGGAACAGGGACGGGGCCACTGGCAATTCTATGCCTCAAGCATGAATGCGGGCACCCTGGAGCGGCTGGGACTGGAGAGCGAGTTGCGCCATGCCCTGGAACGGGGGCAGTTCCACCTCGAATACCAGCCCCAGCTGGACTTGGCCAGCGGCAAGGTGGTGGGCATGGAAGCGCTGCTGCGCTGGCAACATCCGCAACTGGGGCGCATCGCGCCGGCCAGTTTTATTGGCCTGGCCGAGGAAATGGGCTTGATCATCCCCATCGGCGACTGGGTGCTGCGCACCGCATGCGCCCAGGTGCGCGCCTGGCAGCTGGCCGGCCATGGCCCGCTGCGCCTGGCCGTCAACCTGTCGGCGCGGCAATTCAAGCAAAGGAATCTGCTGCATGCGGTGGCGCAGGCGCTGGCTGAAACGGGGCTGGCCGCCGCCCATCTGGAATTGGAATTGACCGAAAGCATGGTCATGCATGACGTGGAACAAGCCACGGTCATCATGGCCAACCTGAAGGCGCTGGGCGTGCAACTGTCCATCGACGACTTCGGCACCGGCTATTCCAGCCTGGCCTACCTGCGCCACTTCCCCATCGACGTACTGAAAATCGACAAGACCTTCGTCAGCGACATCACGCACGACGACGACGCAGCCATCGTGTGCGCCATCATTTGGCTGGCGCACAGCCTGCGTCTGAAAGTCATCGCCGAAGGCGTGGAAACGCCGCAGCAACTGGCCTTCCTGCGCCAGCACGGCTGCGACCAGATGCAGGGCTATCTGTTCAGCCGCCCGCTGAGCGTGCCCGCCTTTGAAGCGCTGCTGCACGAAGGCAGCATGCTGGCCGCTGCTTAA
- a CDS encoding Crp/Fnr family transcriptional regulator, producing the protein MSSPHAQLHNPNQNHLLAAMLDADFARLAPHLEQVSMLLGDVIYDSGDKLQHVYFPTTAIVSIHYLLENGGSSEIAGVGNEGIVGVSLFMGGNSTPSRAVVQTGGVGYRLKAHLLMEEFDRAGPVMRLLLRYTQALITQMSQTAVCNRHHTVEQQLCRWLLLTMDRLPNRELTMTQELIANMLGVRREGVTEAAGRLQQRGFISYRRGHISVLDRAGLEGHVCECYGVVKKEFTRLLSDVRQRQGS; encoded by the coding sequence ATGTCGAGTCCGCATGCCCAGCTGCACAACCCGAATCAAAACCATTTGCTCGCCGCCATGCTCGACGCCGATTTCGCGCGCCTGGCCCCCCACCTGGAGCAAGTGTCCATGTTGCTCGGTGACGTGATCTACGATTCGGGCGACAAGCTGCAGCATGTGTACTTCCCCACCACGGCCATCGTTTCCATCCACTACCTGCTGGAAAACGGCGGCTCGTCCGAGATCGCCGGCGTTGGCAATGAAGGCATCGTGGGCGTGTCGCTGTTCATGGGCGGCAACTCGACCCCCAGCCGCGCCGTGGTGCAGACGGGCGGCGTCGGCTATCGGCTGAAGGCGCATTTGCTGATGGAAGAATTCGACCGCGCCGGCCCCGTCATGCGCTTGCTGCTGCGCTATACGCAAGCGCTGATCACGCAAATGTCGCAGACGGCCGTGTGCAACCGCCACCATACGGTGGAGCAGCAGCTGTGCCGCTGGCTGCTGCTGACCATGGACCGCCTGCCGAACCGCGAGCTGACCATGACGCAGGAGTTGATTGCCAACATGCTGGGCGTGCGCCGCGAAGGCGTGACGGAAGCGGCCGGGCGCTTGCAGCAGCGCGGCTTCATCAGTTACCGGCGCGGCCATATTTCCGTGCTGGACCGCGCCGGCCTCGAAGGCCATGTGTGCGAATGCTATGGCGTGGTCAAAAAAGAATTCACGCGCCTGCTGTCGGACGTGCGCCAGCGCCAAGGTTCCTGA
- a CDS encoding PAS domain-containing hybrid sensor histidine kinase/response regulator, giving the protein MQSVENIPPRAPSRWPMALAFSFSAIVLLAIGVLAWRAPFETACVIDALVFLLLMLLVALYRRTLSASLPRQLLKAGALQDAIFNSANFSCIATDAQGVIQIFNVGAERMLGYEASDVVDKLTPAGISDAQEIIARAAALSAELDTVITPGVEALVFKATRGIEDIYELTYIRKDGSRFPAMVSVTALRDAQSKVIGYLLIGTDNTARKQVEAEQALLDQRLREQQFYTRSLIESNIDALMTTDPRGIISDVNQQMEALTGCTRDELIGAPCKNYFTEPERAEEAIARVLREGKLTNYELTALARDGKQTVVSYNASTFHDRDRKLQGVFAAARDVTERKQFEQALQDTNIEMEKARQAAEKANLAKSEFLSSMSHELRTPLNAVLGFAQLMASETPAPSLPQQRSIDQILKGGWYLLRLINEILDLAMIESGKVTMSEEAMSLLDVLQDCQAMIAPQAEKRGISMHFPRCGKAFYVHADRTRVKQVMINLLSNAIKYNQSGGSVKVECTRHADRVRASVTDSGAGLNAEQMSQLFQPFNRLGQESSTEEGTGIGLVVTKQLVELMGGTIGVDSTVGVGTTFWVEFKASRAPELHLEEGEVLPVVQEDQESQRTLLYVEDNPANLALVEQLIARRSDLKLLTAIDAHLGIDLARTYQPDVILMDINLPGISGYGALNILHDDPLTSHIPVMALSANAVPRDIEKGLEAGFFRYLTKPIKVVEFMDALDVALHHAAAHGLADDTHTVR; this is encoded by the coding sequence ATGCAATCTGTTGAAAACATTCCTCCACGCGCACCGTCGCGCTGGCCCATGGCGCTGGCGTTTTCGTTCAGCGCCATCGTGCTGCTGGCCATCGGCGTGCTGGCCTGGCGCGCGCCGTTCGAGACGGCCTGCGTCATCGATGCGCTGGTCTTCCTGCTGCTGATGCTGCTCGTGGCGCTGTACCGGCGCACGCTGTCGGCCAGCCTGCCGCGCCAGCTGCTCAAGGCGGGCGCCTTGCAGGATGCCATTTTCAACAGCGCCAATTTCTCGTGCATCGCCACCGATGCGCAGGGCGTGATCCAGATTTTCAACGTGGGCGCCGAACGCATGCTTGGCTATGAAGCGAGCGACGTGGTCGACAAGCTGACCCCGGCCGGTATTTCCGACGCACAAGAAATCATCGCGCGCGCCGCCGCCCTCAGTGCCGAACTCGACACGGTCATCACGCCCGGCGTGGAAGCGCTGGTGTTCAAGGCCACGCGCGGCATCGAAGACATCTACGAATTGACGTATATCCGCAAGGATGGCAGCCGCTTCCCCGCCATGGTCTCCGTGACGGCCTTGCGCGACGCGCAGAGCAAGGTCATCGGTTACTTGCTGATCGGCACCGACAACACGGCGCGCAAGCAGGTCGAGGCGGAACAGGCGCTGCTGGACCAGCGCTTGCGCGAGCAGCAGTTCTACACGCGCTCGCTGATCGAATCGAATATCGACGCGCTGATGACGACGGATCCGCGCGGCATCATCAGCGACGTCAACCAGCAGATGGAAGCGCTGACGGGCTGCACGCGCGACGAATTGATCGGCGCACCGTGCAAGAATTACTTTACGGAACCGGAACGGGCCGAGGAAGCCATCGCACGCGTGTTGCGTGAAGGCAAGTTGACCAACTACGAGCTGACGGCCCTGGCGCGCGACGGCAAGCAGACGGTGGTGTCGTACAACGCCTCGACCTTCCATGACCGCGACCGCAAGCTGCAGGGCGTGTTTGCCGCCGCCCGCGACGTGACGGAACGCAAGCAGTTCGAGCAAGCGCTGCAAGACACGAATATCGAAATGGAAAAGGCCCGCCAGGCGGCGGAAAAAGCGAATCTGGCCAAGTCCGAGTTTCTGTCGAGCATGAGCCATGAGTTGCGCACGCCCTTGAATGCCGTGCTGGGCTTTGCCCAGCTGATGGCGTCCGAGACGCCGGCACCGAGCTTGCCGCAGCAGCGCTCGATTGACCAGATCCTCAAGGGCGGCTGGTATCTCTTGCGTTTGATCAATGAAATCCTCGACCTGGCCATGATCGAATCGGGCAAGGTCACCATGTCGGAAGAGGCGATGTCCTTGCTCGACGTGTTGCAGGATTGCCAGGCGATGATCGCGCCGCAGGCGGAAAAACGCGGCATCAGCATGCATTTCCCCCGCTGCGGCAAGGCTTTCTATGTGCATGCCGACCGCACGCGCGTGAAACAGGTAATGATCAACCTGCTGTCGAACGCCATCAAATACAACCAGAGCGGCGGCAGCGTGAAGGTCGAATGTACGCGCCATGCCGACCGCGTGCGCGCCAGCGTCACCGACAGCGGCGCCGGTCTGAATGCCGAACAGATGAGTCAGTTGTTCCAGCCCTTCAACCGCCTGGGCCAGGAAAGCAGCACGGAAGAGGGCACGGGCATCGGCCTGGTCGTCACCAAGCAGCTGGTCGAACTGATGGGTGGCACCATCGGCGTCGACAGCACGGTGGGCGTGGGCACCACCTTCTGGGTGGAATTCAAGGCTTCGCGCGCGCCCGAACTGCACCTGGAAGAGGGGGAAGTGCTGCCCGTGGTGCAGGAAGACCAGGAAAGCCAGCGCACCTTGCTGTACGTGGAAGACAATCCCGCCAACCTGGCGCTGGTGGAGCAATTGATCGCCCGTCGCAGCGATTTGAAACTGCTGACGGCCATCGATGCGCACCTGGGCATTGACCTGGCGCGCACCTATCAGCCGGACGTGATCTTGATGGATATCAACCTGCCAGGCATCAGCGGCTATGGTGCCCTGAATATCCTGCATGATGATCCCCTCACCAGCCACATTCCCGTCATGGCCCTGTCCGCCAACGCCGTGCCGCGCGACATCGAGAAGGGCCTGGAAGCGGGCTTCTTCCGCTATCTGACCAAGCCCATCAAGGTCGTCGAATTCATGGATGCGCTCGACGTGGCCCTGCACCATGCAGCCGCGCACGGCCTGGCCGACGACACTCACACAGTACGCTAA
- a CDS encoding response regulator produces MLQATEILNASILIVDDQEANVMLLEQVLRNAGYTRITSTMDPQAVHALHQQHRYDLILLDLQMPEMDGFEVMEGLRDIEAGSYLPVLVITAQPGHKLRALQAGAKDFVSKPFDLVEVKTRIHNMLEVRLLYQKLAEYNKSLEQMVEERTAELRESEARFQRFTELSSDWYWEQDAQGNLTRFSGPVAEMLGIGSEEEPQRWNAAERALLDAKIAAREPFLDFIYSRANLDGSTQYLQVSGEPMFDNGSRFIGYRGIGLDVTERHRAV; encoded by the coding sequence ATGCTTCAAGCCACCGAGATCCTGAACGCCAGCATCCTCATCGTCGATGACCAGGAGGCCAACGTCATGCTGCTCGAACAGGTGCTGCGCAACGCCGGCTACACGCGCATCACCTCCACCATGGACCCGCAAGCCGTGCACGCGCTGCACCAGCAGCACCGCTACGATCTGATCCTGCTCGACTTGCAGATGCCGGAAATGGATGGCTTCGAAGTCATGGAAGGCTTGCGCGACATCGAGGCGGGCAGCTATCTGCCCGTGCTGGTGATCACGGCCCAGCCCGGCCACAAGCTGCGCGCGCTGCAAGCTGGCGCCAAGGACTTCGTCAGCAAGCCCTTCGACCTGGTGGAAGTCAAAACACGCATCCACAACATGCTGGAAGTGCGATTGCTGTACCAGAAACTGGCCGAATACAACAAGTCGCTGGAGCAGATGGTGGAAGAACGCACGGCGGAGCTGCGCGAAAGCGAAGCGCGCTTCCAGCGCTTCACGGAACTGTCGTCCGACTGGTACTGGGAGCAGGATGCGCAGGGCAACCTGACGCGCTTTTCCGGTCCCGTGGCTGAAATGCTGGGCATCGGCAGCGAGGAAGAGCCGCAGCGCTGGAACGCGGCCGAACGCGCCTTGCTCGACGCTAAAATTGCCGCGCGCGAACCGTTCCTCGACTTCATCTACAGCCGCGCCAACCTCGACGGCAGCACGCAGTATTTGCAGGTCAGCGGCGAACCGATGTTCGACAATGGCAGCCGCTTCATCGGCTACCGCGGCATCGGCCTCGATGTCACGGAGCGCCATCGCGCTGTTTGA